Part of the Flagellimonas eckloniae genome, GTAGTAAAACTGACGAATGTAGATTTTATAAAATAATATCAATTTTTATATATAAGGCTTACAAGTGATGAAAAAGAATTACCTCAATATGCTACTTTCTTTTTGTGTACTTGTCATGGTAAATTGTCAAGGCCAAATCCAAAAAGAGGCTTTAAATCAAATTCAGGTCATTGGAAGTCATAACAGTTATAAAATACCAATAGAGCAACCCTTATGGGAATATCTTTTTGAACATGATTCCCGCACGGCAGAATCACTGCAATATGGACATCCTTCACTAACTGAGCAATTGAATTTAGGCCTTAGAAATTTAGAACTTGATATTTTTCATGACCCTCTTGGTGGAAGATTTGCCAATCCCGGCGGAATAGAAATTGTAAAAAAAAGAGGCGCGGTGCCTTTGCCCTTTGATGAAAAGAAAATATTGGAACAGCCTGGTTTAAAAATGTTCCATGTTCAGGATATTGACTTTAGAAGCCACCAACTACTTTTTAAGAACGGTTTGAAAGAGCTAAAAAAATGGTCAGATAAGAATCTAAACCACACTCCGATCATAATATTGATAAATGCAAAGGATAGCCAAGTTCCGCAAACCAAAAAACCATTACCCTTCACAACTGCCGCTCTTGATAGCATTGATATGGAAATAAAAAGTGTGTTCCCATTAGAGCAATTGATTACACCAGATATGGTACGAGGAGATTTTCCAAGCTTGGAAAATGCCATTTTAGAAAAAGGTTGGCCAGAACTGGGTTCAGTAAAAGGTCGATTCCTCTTTGTTTTGGACGAGAAAAAGGAAAAAATCGACCGCTATATTAAAAACCATCCCTCATTAAAAAATCGAATGCTTTTTGTAAACAGTCCGGAAGGTAATCCAGAAGCTGCTTTTCGGATTATTAACGACCCTGTTAAAGATTTCGATTATATAAAAGAATTAGTAACCAAAGGTTATATGATTAGGACCCGAGCGGATGCAGGTACCAAAGAAGCCCGAACCATGGACTATAACAGATTCGAAAAAGCAAAAGCTTCAGGGGCACAGGTCATATCGACTGACTACTATATTCCCTCACAATTGTTTCCATCGCAGTTTCAAATTATTTTTAAGGACGGCAGCTATGAAAGAATGAACAATTAAAAGAGAGCCTTAATGAAAAATAGATCTTACTTTTATTTTATTCAGATTCTCTGTTTTTTGGTTATTGGCTCATGCAAAAGCGAACAAAAAACGATTTCAAAACCTATCAAAATTGCCTTTTTGGCCGATGTGCATCTACAGGATATTCATGCGAACTTCACCGATGCCAATTACAAGGGAATCAAGAATCCTACTACCGGTAGTTACAATACCATAAGAACAATGGGGTCGCAACTGCGATCAACGCGATTATTTAACGAGAATTATTTCGCTTTTAAAACAGCTTTGGATGAAATTGTCTCAAGAAACATAACTCTTGTTGTTTTACCTGGTGATTTTAGTGATGACGGGCAACCCATAAATATTAAGGCACTAAAAAAAATACTAGATGATTATATAGTAAACCATGGTATCCAGTTTTTTCTGACCACCGGTAACCATGATCCTGTGAGGCCTTATAGCAGAGAAGCTGGAAAAACTAATTTTCTAGGCGCTCAAGGCAATGAGCTAGCCATTTTAAGCGATAGCTCTCTTATAAACAACAATCATAAATTGCATCCTATAATCTCGTCCGAAATTAAACAATGGGGATATTTAGAGATTTTAAATGAACTATCATCCTTTGGTTTTTTTCCGAAAAAAGAATTTTTGTATTGGGAAACACCCTTTTCAATGTACGATTATGATAATTATACATTAACCGCAGCTGCTTCAATTTCAGCAGTGGAAAAAAGAAAATTCTCGGATAATGAAAAACAGATTTCCATTCCGGATGCCAGTTATTTGGTGGAACCTATAAAAGACATTTGGTTATTGGGTATAGATGCAAACATATATATTCCAAGTGGCAATTCTTCTAAAACCAACGAAACCTCCAGTGCCAGTATTGGGTATAATAATATATTGACCCATAAAAAACATCTACTACCTTGGATACGAAAAGTTTCTTTGGAAGCGGAAAAGCAGAAAAAGATTTTGATAGCTTTTAGCCATTATCCCATGGTAGAATTTTATGATGGAGCTTCCAAAGAAATGGAGCAGCTTTTTGGGAAGGACAAGATGCAGATGCATAGAGTTCCAAAAGATACCATTGCAGAATTATTTACTGATTTAGGAATACAGCTTCATTTTGGCGGTCATATGCATATGAATGATACGGGAATCCATAAATCCACAAGCGGAAAAACACTCTATAACATTCAAACACCCTCTTTGGCTGGCTATATACCAGCTTTCAAAATACTTACCATCAATTCAAAAGAAGAAATGGAAATAGAGACTGTTGTCGTGGATTCCGTTTCAAATTTCAATTCCCTTTTCCGGTTGTATGAGCAAGAACATCAACATCTAAAAAAATCGGCAACAAATACGATTTGGGATAAAGAAATATTAGCATCTAAAACCTATATCAATTTTACTGAACAGCATCTAAAAGAACTCGTACGCTTACGTTTTTTGAAAAACGATTGGCCAGCTGAACTTATCACAAAATTAGAAAAGTCGACTGGGAATGATTTATTAAAATTGGAACTAAAGAACACCAAGTCAATCCCCTCAATTGACAAACTCAGTAAAAATAAACCTGAATATATGGCTCTAAATAAATGGACCGGTTTAGATATGGTATATGATTTCTACAAATTGAGAAACGCAGGAGAATTGGCAAAAGGAAAGATTGGTAGCAAAAGATTGGCACAATATGAATTGGTATGCAAGCACTTGATGAATTGTGAAAATTTGGAAATGTCGCTTTGGGGCAATATTTTTTATAAGGCGATGCATGGGCATCCATCCGGAAATTTTATGATTAATCTAAAAACTAATACAATAGAGCGATTGTAATCCTAAAAAGAATGCTCTTTAATTATTAAAAATGTAAATTGTAGTATGTTATTCAAATTATGTTTTGCAATCAAAAAACAAGTATGCCTTCTACTGTTTATCAGTGGCATAACTTTTTTATATGCACAAAACATAAAGTTTGAGCATTATAATGATAATAGTGGGTTGTCCCACAACTCGGTCCGTCATATTGTCCAGGATAATAACGGTTTTCTTTGGTTGGGCACCTTTTCAGGCCTTAATCGTTTTGATGGTTATGAATTTAAATCGTACCTAAGTTCTTTTTCCAATGAAAATAGCTTAAACGATGATGACATTACAGCTCTTGAGTTTGACAGTGATTCCAATAATCTTTGGATAGGTACCAGAAATGGGCTGACCAAACTTGACATAGAAACCCATAATTTTGATACCTTCTTGCCTGAAAAAAATAATCCCAACAGTATCACGGACCATGAAATTCGTTCGGTTCTGGTAGACAAAATGAAAAGCGTTTGGGTCGGTACAAAAACCCAAGGCCTATTTAGGTTCTATCCTGAATCTAAAAAATTCAAAAAAATACCTCTCGAAGGTTTTGAGTACATAAAAGAAATTTTTGAAGATAAAAAGGGCAATATTTGGATAGGCAGCTATGAAAAAAGATCCATTGCGAAACTCAACTTTGATAATTATGGGAAAATTGATCAAACAATAACGTATTCCCTATCTATTCCTTTTTCCAATGAGAAAAATCCTTATATAAACTTTATCTACGAAGATCATAAGTCAGATATTTTCGTAGGCACCCGAAGTGGTTTGTAC contains:
- a CDS encoding metallophosphoesterase family protein, which codes for MKNRSYFYFIQILCFLVIGSCKSEQKTISKPIKIAFLADVHLQDIHANFTDANYKGIKNPTTGSYNTIRTMGSQLRSTRLFNENYFAFKTALDEIVSRNITLVVLPGDFSDDGQPINIKALKKILDDYIVNHGIQFFLTTGNHDPVRPYSREAGKTNFLGAQGNELAILSDSSLINNNHKLHPIISSEIKQWGYLEILNELSSFGFFPKKEFLYWETPFSMYDYDNYTLTAAASISAVEKRKFSDNEKQISIPDASYLVEPIKDIWLLGIDANIYIPSGNSSKTNETSSASIGYNNILTHKKHLLPWIRKVSLEAEKQKKILIAFSHYPMVEFYDGASKEMEQLFGKDKMQMHRVPKDTIAELFTDLGIQLHFGGHMHMNDTGIHKSTSGKTLYNIQTPSLAGYIPAFKILTINSKEEMEIETVVVDSVSNFNSLFRLYEQEHQHLKKSATNTIWDKEILASKTYINFTEQHLKELVRLRFLKNDWPAELITKLEKSTGNDLLKLELKNTKSIPSIDKLSKNKPEYMALNKWTGLDMVYDFYKLRNAGELAKGKIGSKRLAQYELVCKHLMNCENLEMSLWGNIFYKAMHGHPSGNFMINLKTNTIERL
- a CDS encoding phosphatidylinositol-specific phospholipase C1-like protein, translated to MKKNYLNMLLSFCVLVMVNCQGQIQKEALNQIQVIGSHNSYKIPIEQPLWEYLFEHDSRTAESLQYGHPSLTEQLNLGLRNLELDIFHDPLGGRFANPGGIEIVKKRGAVPLPFDEKKILEQPGLKMFHVQDIDFRSHQLLFKNGLKELKKWSDKNLNHTPIIILINAKDSQVPQTKKPLPFTTAALDSIDMEIKSVFPLEQLITPDMVRGDFPSLENAILEKGWPELGSVKGRFLFVLDEKKEKIDRYIKNHPSLKNRMLFVNSPEGNPEAAFRIINDPVKDFDYIKELVTKGYMIRTRADAGTKEARTMDYNRFEKAKASGAQVISTDYYIPSQLFPSQFQIIFKDGSYERMNN